A section of the Jaculus jaculus isolate mJacJac1 chromosome 6, mJacJac1.mat.Y.cur, whole genome shotgun sequence genome encodes:
- the Rgs14 gene encoding regulator of G-protein signaling 14 translates to MPGKPKHLGVPNGRMVLAVSDGELSSTAGSQSQGEDRGSSLSVHSLPSGPSSPFSTEEQPVASWALSFERLLQDPLGLAYFTEFLKKEFSAENVTFWKACERFQQIPANDTQQLAQEARNIYHEFLSSQALSPVNIDRQAWLGEEMLAQPQPDMFRAQQLQIFNLMKFDSYARFVKSPLYRECLLAEAEGRPLREPGASRPGSPDAKRKKPKLKSGKSLPLGVEELGQLPLAEGPSGRPLRKSFRRELTGGATNSALRRESQGSLNSSASLDLGFLAFTNSKSENQNHRKSLGNGEGEGESRPGKYCCVYLPDGTASLALARPGLTIRDMLAGICEKRGLSLPDIKVYLVGKEQKALVLDQDCMVLADQEVRLENRITFQLELAPLERVVRISAKPTKRLQEALQPILAKHGLSLEQVALRRPGEKQPLDLGKLVSSVASQSLVLDALPGAKMLEASNTSTCRSQAYPPRTQDKATTPLPPLTPSSLVEESRSSTGKRQTCDIEGLVELLNRVQSSGAHDQRGLLRKEHLVLPDFLQLSTQKPDSQDAPP, encoded by the exons ATGCCAGGGAAGCCCAAGCACTTGGGTGTCCCCAACGGGCGCATG GTTCTGGCTGTCTCTGATGGAG AGCTGAGCAGCACAGCCGGCTCCCAGAGCCAGGGCGAGGACCGAGGTAGCTCTCTTAGCGTCCACAGCCTCCCCAGTGGGCCCAGCAGCCCTTTTTCCACGGAAGAACAGCCTGTGGCCAGCTGGGCCCTGTCCTTTGAAAGGCTGCTGCAAGACCCACTGGGCCTGGCTTACTTCACG GAATTCctgaagaaggagttcagtgcaGAGAACGTGACTTTCTGGAAGGCCTGCGAGCGTTTCCAGCAGATCCCAGCCAACGACACCcagcag CTAGCCCAAGAGGCCCGGAACATCTACCATGAATTCCTGTCCAGCCAGGCTCTGAGCCCGGTGAACATCGACCGGCAGGCCTGGCTCGGAGAGGAGATGCTGGCCCAGCCCCAGCCAGATATGTTTCGGGCTCAGCAGCTGCAG ATCTTCAATTTGATGAAGTTCGACAGCTATGCGCGCTTCGTCAAATCCCCGCTGTACCGCGAGTGTCTCCTGGCCGAGGCCGAGGGGCGTCCACTGCGGGAACCCGGCGCCTCCCGCCCGGGCAGCCCGGACGCCAAGAGGAAG AAGCCGAAGCTGAAGTCTGGCAAGTCGCTGCCGCTGGGCGTGGAGGAGTTGGGACAGCTGCCACTGGCCGAGGGACCCAGCGGCCGCCCGCTCCGCAAGTCCTTCCGTAGAG AGCTGACCGGCGGGGCCACGAACTCAGCCTTGCGCAGAGAGTCTCAGGGGTCCCTCAATTCCTCGGCCAGTCTGGACCTTGGCTTCTTGGCCTTTACTAACAGCAAATCCGAG AATCAGAACCATCGGAAGAGCCTCGGGAATGGAGAGGGTGAAGGCGAAAGCCGGCCAGGAAAGTACTGCTGCGTGTACCTGCCCGACGGCACAGCCTCCTTGGCCCTGGCTCGACCTGGCCTCACCATCCGTGACATGTTGGCAGGCATCTGTGAGAAACGAGGCCTCTCTCTGCCTGACATTAAGGTCTACCTGGTGGGCAAAGAACAG AAAGCGCTGGTCCTGGATCAGGATTGTATGGTGCTGGCGGACCAGGAAGTGCGGCTGGAGAACAGGATCACCTTCCA GCTAGAGTTGGCGCCGCTGGAGCGCGTGGTGCGGATCTCGGCCAAGCCCACAAAGCGCCTGCAGGAGGCGCTGCAGCCAATTCTGGCGAAGCACGGCCTGAGCCTGGAACAGGTGGCGTTGCGCAGG CCAGGAGAGAAGCAGCCGCTGGATCTGGGGAAGCTGGTGAGCTCGGTGGCATCGCAGAGCCTGGTGTTGGACGCTCTTCCAG GGGCAAAGATGCTTGAAGCCAGCAACACATCCACCTGCCGCAGCCAG GCGTACCCTCCTAGAACCCAGGACAAGGCTACGACTCCTCTCCCGCCACTAACCCCCAGCTCGCTGGTGGAGGAGTCCCGAAGCTCCACCGGGAAGCGGCAGACCTGTGATATTGAAG GCCTGGTGGAACTGCTGAACCGGGTGCAGAGCAGCGGAGCCCATGACCAAAGGGGCCTTCTTCGCAAAGAGCATCTGGTGCTTCCAGACTTTCTGCAGCTGTCCACCCAAAAGCCTGACTCCCAAGACGCTCCGCCTTAG